A single region of the Bacillus cereus genome encodes:
- a CDS encoding chloride channel protein, which translates to MTNKKDMHYILVLYGILLGSIVGATVWLFLVTLNIGIHFIWGYLPNVFSSPPYYTLCVTIIGGILVGLTQKYFGTYPRLMPEVMGEYKKTGRIEYRFVHKATLTALIVLIFGASLGPEAALVGIIGGLCTWVGDRFNFALKGMNELTEVGIGATLSVIFNAPLFGYLAPNENEGEQINGFSKRKKAIVYLTTTFAGFSVYLLLSKLDNRGSFIVDFGEGSLSINEWIAFLPLACIGAIVGFLYFKVEFTLEKIIHPFREYKLTLGIIGGVLLGIAGTFLPYTLFSGEHQLKDLVVEWSNLSFWVLLLSGVLKLCITAVCLNTGWRGGHIFPIIFAGSSIGFAMASILPIDPIASVAIVTTAISSYALRKPIAITLLLLMFFPLNLLLPMLGAAAIGNAFPLPKNNEATNE; encoded by the coding sequence ATGACAAATAAAAAAGACATGCACTATATACTCGTCCTATATGGCATTCTTTTAGGCTCTATAGTAGGGGCTACAGTTTGGTTATTTTTAGTTACGCTAAATATCGGAATCCACTTTATTTGGGGATATTTACCTAACGTTTTCTCCTCTCCCCCTTATTACACTCTTTGTGTAACAATCATCGGCGGTATCCTCGTTGGTTTAACACAAAAATACTTCGGTACATATCCACGTCTTATGCCAGAAGTAATGGGTGAATATAAAAAAACAGGTAGAATTGAATACCGTTTTGTACATAAAGCTACTTTAACTGCGCTTATCGTTTTAATATTTGGAGCTAGTCTAGGTCCAGAGGCCGCACTTGTTGGAATTATCGGTGGACTTTGTACATGGGTAGGGGATCGCTTTAACTTCGCTTTAAAGGGAATGAACGAACTAACAGAAGTTGGAATTGGTGCTACTTTAAGTGTAATTTTTAATGCACCATTATTCGGTTATTTAGCTCCGAATGAAAATGAGGGTGAACAAATTAATGGGTTTTCTAAAAGAAAAAAAGCAATTGTATATTTAACTACTACTTTTGCTGGTTTTTCCGTTTATTTATTGCTTAGTAAACTCGATAATCGTGGATCTTTTATTGTTGATTTTGGGGAAGGATCTCTTTCAATCAATGAATGGATCGCCTTTCTCCCTCTTGCTTGTATCGGTGCTATCGTTGGTTTCCTTTATTTCAAAGTAGAATTTACATTAGAGAAAATTATCCATCCTTTCCGCGAATACAAACTAACACTTGGAATTATAGGTGGGGTTTTATTAGGAATTGCGGGGACTTTCCTCCCATACACATTATTTTCTGGAGAACATCAATTGAAAGATTTAGTTGTTGAATGGAGCAATTTATCTTTTTGGGTATTACTTCTTTCAGGAGTTTTAAAATTATGTATTACTGCCGTTTGTTTAAATACAGGTTGGCGCGGTGGACATATCTTCCCAATTATATTTGCTGGATCAAGTATCGGATTCGCGATGGCTTCCATTCTTCCTATAGATCCAATCGCATCTGTGGCCATCGTAACAACAGCAATCTCAAGCTATGCGTTACGAAAGCCAATAGCTATAACCTTGTTATTACTTATGTTTTTCCCGCTCAATTTACTATTACCAATGCTTGGAGCGGCAGCGATTGGTAATGCATTTCCACTTCCTAAAAACAACGAAGCTACAAACGAATAA